The genomic stretch aattttagatgGTCCTTTAATTCTTTCCCAGCTCAGATCCCATACTGCCCTGCCCATGAACAGCAGCCATGTCCTACCATCCATGTCTTCTCGTCCCAAATAGGAGCACCAGCGGTTCCTCATGACCTCGATGGCATCCAGGTCCTCTTTGGAGATCTCAAAGTTGTTCATGAGATGCATGCAGGGGATGATCAGCTCATTCAGGATGCTCACACCCTCTGACACATGAGCTTCTTCACAGCTGACAAAAAGAGAAGCTGCCACCTCGTTCAGCTTCTGGGGGTGGAAGGAGAATTGGGGACAGACTTGTAAAGAACAAGCATGGACCATGGATCACCATCCAGGAAAGGCCCAGCTTGGGCCCTGCACTGGCAGCCATGCAGAGAATAAGGACTAACAGCACCAGGTTCGGGTGGAACAGCCACTTTCAGTCATGGGAAACACCAAACTTGAAAACATATATATTCATACACATACATGCAATTTGCTGTATCTGTATACAGAGAGCATACAGCTTATTTACAGTTCTGGTTTGAAGAAGGTAAGAACCAGATCTGCCTTTGCCTAGATTCCCTGAAACCTATGTGGCATATTTTTAATTGAGTCATGATTATTATTAGCTTTCCATATCGCTGCTGGCACTCAGCAAGGGGCAGAATCATGTCAAcagacagaagagaaacagtTACACTGGTCCTGGCTACCAcggtgccctggctgctccctcccctcctctccagAGTGCTGAGCTCCTCGATACAAACCAGGAGACATTTCCTCCGGTACAAGGCGATCAGCGACTCGCTCACGCCGCGGTTGGTtcccttcagcagcagtttGGTGTTGCTTTGGTAGGCATAGACCAGGTAGGTGAGTGACTCTTGGTACCTGCAAGAAGAGGGTCAGCTCTGCAGGCcttgggctctgccagggccgTGACTACAGCTATTCCCTTGCCTCAGCTCAGGAAACCTTTCCTGCTGGGCCTGGCTGGAAGCATCAGGCTTGATGGGAAAAGCTGTACTTCCTTGCCAAAGCACAAAAGAACAGATGCCCCATGTCAAGCCATTCTGGCTCCTTTTTGCCCAGAATGCCAAACAAGTGTCTGGGCAGAGCCCCTTAAAACCAAGCTCATGTGCAATGTGCTTGACATTTTCTGTACTGCTCCAGGAACTGCACTATGAGAGGACACCCCAAGAAGGGCAGAAGGCTGTGTATTTCAGTCCCTCACACATTTCAAGCTTCAGATGAGAAAACAGAACTGCTGACAGGGATTAGGTCAATTTGGGGTAATTCTAAGCTGCTCTTGTCACGTCTTATGTCAATGTGCCCACCTGAATTTGGTGGCTTGTCACTGTGAACCACCTTGGAATTCAGTTCTGTTTCCATCCAGGAATAATTTCTGAAAGCCTGCACCATTTAAGGAAAATACAGGTTCTAGAATGGTAAGGAGGAAACCAAGGCCCTTTGAGGGCTACAAACTATATGTTTACACAAAGTGTAACATCCATCTCAAGGCACTTTCCTTTTAATACAGGAGTCCAAggtgaaaaatcccaaagtgaTGGCAATCAGTCCTGCAAATCCATCTCTGGAAAACAGAATATAAAGCTCTACTTCCCAAAGGGAAATCTTAGGGGAAACTCTCAGAACTGTCAGgcagccagccagcagctcagcctcatATTTTTTAAGCTGTTAACCAAGCTCGATTGTGGATTCAAGAAGACCTATTAGCAGGTCAAAAAATCTCCCACTGGCCTCAAACACAGGCCACTGTggctcagaaagaaaaacttttgTCACAGTGGCCTTTACTTTTAGCTACAACTTATCTTGTCCAAACCCAATTGGAGGAACTTACTTTCTATTCTGGTAGAGTTCCAAGCCCGTCAGCAGGTAAATGGACACCTTGCGGAAAAGGCTGTAGTCTTCGTGCCATCTCtgtgaggagaggaggaaagcagagcaTCAGCCTCAGCTGGAACACTCACATGCATAGCCTGGGGTCCCCAGTTCTACCCTCTGAAGTGCTCAAATGTCTCTCATGAGTGACACATATGAATTTAGCCAACTGCAGACACTCCTCAAGCTCAGATTTCCGTTGTATTCCTTCTCCCTCGGCAGCCTCCTGCAGACACCCACTGCCAACAGGCATGCAGTGGCCACTGTGCTGGCCATGCAGCTCCATGCCGTACTCCCCATTTCCCAGTTTGGACAGAGCCAGCTAGGACAGCGTGAAGGATCAGACAGATCTCTGGTTCTTTACCTTGTACTCCTCCATGTCAACATCGTCCGGACCGATTTCGCTCAGCTTTGCCCGTGCCACCTTCATGATGCTGATGGACCTGCTCCATGtgagcagaaaggagaaaaatcacaaCAGTGGCCTTGGCCACATCCAGGTGGGAAAAGCCTTCCCTGGAATCCTGAGCACTCACCGTTCATCGTAGCTGAGGTTTTTGTCTGCAAACTGCTCGAGGAGGGTCCGTTCCACCACCTGCTGCGGAGCGTTGTTCTGCAGGAAGTAGATGAGCACGTGCTGCAAGCGGGCATCGTTCTGGGGGGTTGGGGTCTCTTTGGAAAGCAGGTACAGCCGGGAGTACTCCTCATGGAATGCCTGCCAATGGAACACAGGTACTGACAGATCCACCTGTGTGCCCGTGGGAATGCCACAGCAGCTCACACCGGTCCTGTCTGGAAGGACTCCTGTGGTGACACTGAGCCTCCTCTGCTGGTGATATCGCAGTGCTCAAAGGAAGCCCACCAACACCTCAGCTCTAAACCAATGGCCCCCACAGCCAGGCAAACCCCACGTGTGAAGTGTGAGCTTCCAAAAGTGCCAGGGTGTGTAAATGCCTTTGAGAGAGGGGGTACAGCGGCCTTAGACCGATTTGGCAACCCTCTGACAAGTGCTCAGGCTGCCAAAATCGACTGGGACACACTTCTACCTGCAGGAGGTGCAAGAGTATCTTGTGATTTATATTCCCATGGATTACCAGCATGGATGATTCTGTCCATGTGGTATTTTTAGTTAAATTTACTTGCCTGTAAAATCTAACACCAGCTTCAGCATTCACCAGTGGTTATGTTTTCAAACCTCTGTTCACACAGACATTTATTGAGGACATCTTTGACAGCAGAGGTCACAAGTAAGCAAGTATGTTCAGgaccaaaaaaccaaattttacagtactaaaagaataggaagaaaaaagtaaagctTCTGTTTGTCTTAGCAGGAGGGTATTCTCTTGCAAGCTCTAAAAACTGTTTTGAACCCATGGATATCTCATCACTGTAAGACAGCAGGAACTGAAATGCAGGGCAAAGGCCATTAGCTAGAAGAAAAAGCGCACAAATTGTTCCCTTTACATTCCTGACCTGTCAATATGGCACATACTCTCTATTCTGGGAAAACAGATATCCATACTATTTGATTTAGCAAACAAATCAATACCTTAACAAGCCCTGCTTCAGACCCATCACGATCAAAGGTCTGGCGGGCTTTTGCAATAGCCAGGATGACACCTTGCATGGCTGGACTCAGCATCACCTACCACGAAAGCAGGAGAACAGACACAAACAGGAACAAGGAAAACAGTAACAGACAGGGAAAGAAGAGACAGCATAGTGAAGAATGGAAGAAACTTTCAAAAGGTAAGATTTAAAGGAAATTGTATGAGTACAGGTGTGATAACTGGGGCTGTGAGTTACTTGCATGCTACTGACTCTATCCATCACATGCACTTTAcatgctgggcttttttttagGCATTTAAAGATCTCAAGGCTGGTCACTCCAAAcccttgaatttttaaattcaacAAGTGAGAAGGTAAAGCAGGCTGGCCAtgtccccaccatgtcccaCTCAATCTTCCTAAGacatgtaaaataaatgcagaaccTCCTCGAGCCAACATCACTCCAGAACATCTCAAACCTACTCAAGCAGTGACAGCCCCAGTGTTTGTGTGAAATCCAACTCATGCACGTGAGAGGACTTCAAAACCCTGCTTGAGCATATGTGAAAGTGGTTAAAGTCAgatcccaaaaaaatcagaggGCAGGGGATGTAAATTATGCTATTGGGATTGAGGTCTTTGACTGAAGCCAGCAAAGAGACCTGTAAAGAAATTAACACATGTAGGATCGATTTTGATACAGTTGTGCCAGAAAGAGGAATTATGACCAACATGCAGATTGACAAACTGAGTGCTCTTATGGAGCTCCTTTTCTGATGACATTGAAAAATGGAATTATGGAATGATGTGGTCTCTCTTCCCTTCCACATTAGGAAAACTAACCTTGTACAGGGTGTTGCTCCTATGACAGACACTATGACACCCACCCTTAGGGCAGCTCAAAGCCAGCTAACTACAAAGCTACAGGCTAACGAGCAGCAGTAATTAATTAATCCCTGCACTGGGATCTGTACCTCCTCATTATATCCATCTGCATCGGATCTAACGGGAATCTTCCCCACACTGGGGATTTCTACTTCAGAGACCTGTGAGCTAGTTtgggcagcagcctctgcttcctgagtgtcctggggctgctctgtctGAACTGTGGGGGATGTTTCTTCTGGATGGGCCTTCAGTGGCTCTACCTCCTTGTGCTGTggccaagaagaaaaagaagaaagagagtaAGAAAATCCAAAGCAAATTACAGGAAAGTCAAAAGGGACCAAGCTAAACGTGGCACAGCTAGAGAACttcacagaaatgggaaaagcaaaGGTCTATCAAGAAGAATAATCTGGAGACAAGAAGGGGGAGGTTCTTGGGCCAAGGCTGAGCTCCTACCTCGCACAGAGCTGCCTCGACGCCGTTCTTCTCGTAGGCATCAGCAGTGTTGGCAATGGCCTTGGCAGTCTGCTCCTTGGCAATCCTGGCATGCTCCGAGGACAGGGAGTGCACGCTCGGCTCACACACTGATGATTGCTCTGTCAGGACAGACGTGTGGTACTAGTCAGCAAGAGCTGCAAGGTTTCTTTCTCTCATGTTCTAAAATGCTTTGCAGCTTGTCCATGCAGTTTtacacagctgctgccctcctgcccgAGGTGAAGGCACTTGAGGCGAGCGTGCGTGTAGCCCGTTCCAGTGGGAATGGCACATGGCATCAGGGGTTCCCACTCCAGAGAACAGCACTTGTCCACTCCATatttgtgaaaaacaaaaaaagctggaaatgaaCTGATATTAGCCCGTGATGATCAAGTGAATGGGAAACAGCATTTCTGGGGACAGGCTTGGAAGGATGCACATGCAAAACCAGCAGAACAGCCTTTTGTACTGTCAGGGcagagcctccagcagctgcctttgctgcctcTATCACGCCTGCTCCTGCATTCTGACACATTTGGGCAAGGCTTCAACACAGTGGTACTGGTGAccagctggctgctcctggctccgACATGGTTTGCAAATTCAGAGTGAGATTACCTGGTCCTGACTCAGAGGAGAGGTCCTGCAATTCAGAAGTAGGTGAAGGCTCCATCTGAGGAATCTTGCAGGACTGCTCCTCATCCcactcctctgcctcctgctccaggcgCCAGTTGTCCTCCTGGATGTAGTGTCTCAGTTCTGGGGACAAAGCTTCCACTTCTTTCTGGAGCTGTCTAGCCTCTGGGCCCTCATCCTCATCTGGAGGAAATGCAAGACTGGCATAAGAAAACACACTGTGGCAGGGCACCACCCTTAGGGACTAAGCACACACACAACATCATGGGCAGCCACAAGGAAATTGGCTGAGGGATAAAAGGGGAAAGAAGCCAAATTTTCTACTGGCTCTGTAATTTAAGATGATCCAGAAGCAAAGGtgcaaaaataaagacaaatctACTGAGTTATCTAAAACAAACCCCTGTTTTGTTCTACTACTGGACAGCATTTACACAGTGCAATTCCAGAACAAGCACCTGCTGATGCAGGTCAGACACATCCTGGTCCAAGGGCTCCAGGTGCACAGGGAACAGCACTGAACTGCCAATAGCTGGAAAGTTCACAGCTCAGCCAGAGATGACACATCTGCATCGCTGTACAGCAGGCAAAGGTAAGGGCTGCATGGGTTCTATAGCACGAGTATCATGCTGATATTTCTTAGTGCTTTTTAGATCTACTTCAGTATTCACTtgcaaaacagcacaaaacccaAGCAGCATCAGCTTCAGACAAGTCCTAAAATTTATCAAAAGCAAATGGCAACTTTCTACAGCAGATATTTTTATGCACCCtttgcaaaatgctttaaaaaacaacaaaaaattgcattaaataggagaaaaaaatgggttaGTTTCAGAACTGtcataagaaaacaaagaacaagCTCCAGATCCTCATCAGCCACATTTAGCAATGAACAGAATGTCAGCTCTccattgtttctttccatttattaCATCAAAATGAGCCACGCGTGAAATTATTGTGTCCTTGTACAGCTGTTTGCCATGTCTAGAGCCACGTGCACAGCAATTTCTCCACAAAGCACTGGCACTGGCATTGCAAACACACTAAGTCTGAGCCACTCAGGTACCAATACCTCTCGGGGAAAGGCTGCACAAAAAGAGCCCATTTAGATTAGGTGTAATCATCAAAGACCAAGCAAACGAGTCAGGGAGTGTGATAAATTGGGAGAGATAAAGTAGGAGGTGTTTTACATGCCCTGAGGAAACAAATGCTGCCATATAAACACTACAAAAAGTCAAAATGAAGAACACCAGCACTAGATGTATGTTAAATGTGGCAAAAGGGCAGTGTTAGCCTGTACACACATGATTCACACATGAGCTGCTGTTTCCAATCTCACCTGGATGCTTCTCCTGGCAGTTTTCAGCCCTATCAGGGATTTAGAAATGAGTCGAGCACGAAGCAGATTATTTAATCCTGTCTGAGGTGAAGTTCTGTGCTTTGTCAAAagacagctgtgctggagaagctgaggaaCATAATGATCATGCAGGCCAAAgagacacagcacacacacacacacgtcaTTAACCAGCAGTTGTGGCCGTGTACCTGCACCAACAGGGGACACCTGGTCACTGATGTACATCAGGCAGTAGGCACTGGCATTCCTCAAGCCTCCAAACGACTCTCGCTCCAGCTCTTCCCACGATGACTCTGTCACTGAGATGTCATTGTACTTGAGCCATCTTTTACGGGGCTGGTCATATATGAAGGCCCAGTAGTGCCCTGCATTTGCTTGCCCCTCATGGACCAGGACTGCATGCAAACGATAGGGAACCTGCAAAGTGACAGGGACATCATTCAGGGGTGCAGCTAGGGACTGATTCTGCCTGACCTCTCTACACCGACAGTGGGAATGTTTGTAGGTGTAGCATGGTACAAGAGTCGAGCAATTTGATAAATTTCTTGCTATGTGAAAACTGACttttaaggaaagaagaaacaagatTTTCATAAGTAAATCTTTCCCTGCTTCATcactggaaatttaaaaatacagtgaagAGGGCAATTTAAACCAACGTGTACTAACAAAAATGAGGATCAGCAATACTAGGTTAATATTTACATACTGAAGCTGCATTTCCTacctgctggaggagagggtCACAGTACATCTGTTCGATGGACAGGTTGATTCTGGCAATAGACTCCTTCAGATCTGCCAAGAACATCAACCATGGGagaaatgcataaaaattaatGACTACTCAACAGGCTACGCTAGCTCCTTTCACTTCAAAGAATTTGAGGCCATGCAGAGAATATCAGATAGACTCAACACCAGAGCTCAAACAGGGACAAAATTATTTGTAGTTCAGGCTGTATCCAGCAAAGCTACAGAGGAGAAACCAGGTGGGCattcaggaggaaaatcccTACAAGTGCATTTGGGCCAACCTTGCACATCCTGCTCGATCTCATTTCTCCATCGCTGCAGACACGTCTGAACCAGGTCCAGCTCTTCCTTGGACACCACGTGAGGAGCTGGACGTTcagacagctctgcaggtgaaACAGGAGGCTGGAGATCCATactggagctctgctgtggtgAAGAATTGGCCACAAAGAAAGCTTCATCTTCAGTCCTAGCATCAGTCTTTTCTTGTATGCTGCGGAACAAAATCCAAGAGTAGTGGGCaggttttttaatctttctctagtttttcttattttggaaaagaaaacaaaataaaccaaacaaaaattactCCAGAGCTGGAGTAGGATTTCCTTTCCAGAGCAATATAAAACGTAGAGAGAACAAGTACACTGAAACGTGCTTCTGTCTTCACAGTCCAAACTAAAATATAGGAAGAATACTAAGAAAAGTTCTTAGGGAACTCTCTAAGCACCGATCCACAATGAGCAATGCTAAAAATTCCTTCCATTGCTACTGAGAAAATATGTGTGTTTACTCAGCTTAATTTAGAGTGTTAAACCAACCATGCTGGCCTGGGTTATAATAATCCAATATTGCTGTAATTTACTGAtcaatgaagcaaaaaaatgaGTAGCCTAACGAAAAAGAGCACATAATTTAGTTCTTAACTGTTGCTTAGGCAAGGAATATAGGGATGCTTTTGGACAAGGAGAAAGAGCAGACCAAGATGCAGTGTTTTATTTACACCAACAGAACCAAATGACCAGCAAAGCAGTGACCCACTACTTGCACAAGCATTTGCACACTACAGTATTGTGTTCACCAGTGCCCAGCTAAATAACCCACTTTTGGAACACCACCCAGGACCATTTATTTGGGAGGTGAAGTGTCCTCCTGTGcatcctttttgtttctgtttactGACCTGTTTGGGTGTGAAAGCACGTCCAAAACATTAGGCTTGGCCTGGGAGTGCAGGGGTGTTGTTTgagagctctgagcagaggaaacagccccagctggcttTGTAGCAATGAACTCAAGCACATACTGCAGCATGTCAGGCAGTGGAAAGCGGGCTGGGCCAGAGCCATATTCCATGTACCTGGGGAAAAATGCAAGGTGTTGTATGAATGAAGGAATGAGATGGGTTTAAATCTCATGGGACAAGAGAACAATTTTTCCTGTAATGTGCCACTGGGCTTCCTCACCTCCACTGCCAGTGCAGCTGACAGTATCAACTCTgctctttaaataatttattcctaTAACAGTATCAGCAAAATTTAGATATTATTGAAGAGACAggtttgtttttgaaaatacaCTTCCTTCTCCCACATGTTTCAGAACAAGCATGTTGCTGTTTCTGCTTCCCCTACAAGCTCCTGTGCTATTGGAAAGCTCATTTAGAAGGAAACATTTGCACTCTTCCAGAgggcataaaaataaaaccagctgaCTACTTACCTTTCCAGTTTCTGCTGCAGAGTCACCATTTTCTCCTTCAATCTcttcatttcctcccttttcatCTGAATAAGATCTTTATTGCAGTAGAGGTACCtaaacagaaatacagagcCCCATTTGCCAGGTGAGATTTGTTTACTTCTAACATCCACAATCTTTCCTTGCTCACCCAAACAaccttttaaatttctttatttatagcAAAGCAATAGATTTAAACATACCGTACAACAGGACAACTCACCTGTCCATATATATAGTCTGGGGAAACTCTAGCTTGGTGTGAATTTTCTCTGGCTGTCCTAGTGACTGATTGAACTCAAATCGGGAGAGTTCAAAGGTCAGAACTGGTGGGAGTTTTGTAAACCAGCGCTgcaacaaaagcagaaatgccCCCAGAGGGAAATGTTTTAAGATGACTGCTAATGGCACGTTTTAGACTGATCCTATATGATTTCAGACTGATTTAAAAGTCTCTGTCTTTAAGCACAGAATTAGGTTTTGTTCGCAGAGTGACTAGCCAGAAAGCCAAATTTTACAAGTTAGTAATTTATGCttccattttacatttttactgtgaaaaaGCCTCATAATTGCTCTCAACATTACTTGTCATTGCCTGATGCATCCAGCTTGATGGATTAAGTCCAACactgaatttttcaaattaGGAGAGGCTACACACAATCTGCACATCATCTAGAAGCCCCCAAGAgagtttttttctgaggaagaTCACATGCAGTGATGAACAAACCAGGagtcctcctgcagcaccagaatCCTTATTCTCTCTCAGTCTACTTGCAAACTACTTGATTTAGGGGATTCAGAGAAGACCCCCAGCTACTTTCTGTAGCTTCATACACTATTTCAAAAAGttatgctgaaagaaaaatactcagTTGAATTTACACTTCCTCTTGCTCTTCCTGGATTCACAACAACTTCCAGCATCCACTGCCAGAAACTTCCTTTACCTATTTTAACTTGGCACCACCCACTTCATGCTCCCCTCTGGATTCAGGATGAGCACACTAAGCTCCTTGTCCTTTGGGGAATTCACGTCAGAtgtgctgaaacaaaactccccCACACCAGAGCTTTCTAAGCAGCAGCCCATAACCACAAAGGAGGAATGATTTATGCTCCCATAGTCTGGGAGAAGTTTCTGTTAATTCCACTGCTGCTTTGACTTTCAGCACACTTGCCTAGGTGCTCAAGAGACAAAATCACCTTACTCCCTATGTCCCCTGTCATGCCACCCTTCACCCACCACATCCTAGGAAGCGAAACTAAGATGCACAATTTTCCCAGTAAGGATTCTCAGAAATTAAGGCAGAGCCTTTTCCTACTGTCTGTGCAGAAGAATTAAAACAGCTCCATGATGGGTCAAATTTCCCTTaattttgggaaagaattttgAGGAACTAAAAAAGCTTGGATTGAAATGAACCTGCCTGATGAGCTCCAACGTGCCTTTGTCTCCAGTGCCAGCCAACACCAGCTACACCCACATCCCCTGTAAATGCACCTGAACGGCTTCAGGCAGAAACCAGGAAAACCCAGGACAAACACTTGAGTCCAGAGTCAGAACAGGGCTCCCCTGCTCAATACTTTGTTTCTCCGTTGCTAGTTTAACACA from Camarhynchus parvulus chromosome 24, STF_HiC, whole genome shotgun sequence encodes the following:
- the USP28 gene encoding ubiquitin carboxyl-terminal hydrolase 28 isoform X1, translated to MTAELRARGGGGEDCQVLLNQMKEITGIQDSAFLLAALKAADGDLMEAVTFLTEDPAPEPVQNPAAAEPSAWEGSVVGKQLPQDVGAAPAPHNQDSLRTANTVRPLESPKAPAAERDAAERPQDTHSAENKNRSKRKRCEVWGENPKQNDWRRAGDWPVGMKNIGNTCWFSAVIQSLFQLPDFRRLVLGYSLPQNVLESCRSHTGKRNIAFMQELQCLFALMLGTWRKFVDPSAALELLRDVFRSAEQPQQDVSEFTHKLLDWLEDAFQLTVNVTSFGDKSENPMVQLFYGTFLTEGVHEGNTFSKIETFGQYPLQVNGYRNLNECLEGAMVEGEMDEATASQSVKYGQERWFTKLPPVLTFELSRFEFNQSLGQPEKIHTKLEFPQTIYMDRYLYCNKDLIQMKREEMKRLKEKMVTLQQKLERYMEYGSGPARFPLPDMLQYVLEFIATKPAGAVSSAQSSQTTPLHSQAKPNVLDVLSHPNSIQEKTDARTEDEAFFVANSSPQQSSSMDLQPPVSPAELSERPAPHVVSKEELDLVQTCLQRWRNEIEQDVQDLKESIARINLSIEQMYCDPLLQQVPYRLHAVLVHEGQANAGHYWAFIYDQPRKRWLKYNDISVTESSWEELERESFGGLRNASAYCLMYISDQVSPVGADEDEGPEARQLQKEVEALSPELRHYIQEDNWRLEQEAEEWDEEQSCKIPQMEPSPTSELQDLSSESGPEQSSVCEPSVHSLSSEHARIAKEQTAKAIANTADAYEKNGVEAALCEHKEVEPLKAHPEETSPTVQTEQPQDTQEAEAAAQTSSQVSEVEIPSVGKIPVRSDADGYNEEVMLSPAMQGVILAIAKARQTFDRDGSEAGLVKAFHEEYSRLYLLSKETPTPQNDARLQHVLIYFLQNNAPQQVVERTLLEQFADKNLSYDERSISIMKVARAKLSEIGPDDVDMEEYKRWHEDYSLFRKVSIYLLTGLELYQNRKYQESLTYLVYAYQSNTKLLLKGTNRGVSESLIALYRRKCLLKLNEVAASLFVSCEEAHVSEGVSILNELIIPCMHLMNNFEISKEDLDAIEVMRNRWCSYLGREDMDAKLQMKLGELLPRLLDGSTEVIVLKEPPKIRPNSPYDLCSRFAAVMESIHGASAVAVQ
- the USP28 gene encoding ubiquitin carboxyl-terminal hydrolase 28 isoform X2; translation: MTAELRARGGGGEDCQVLLNQMKEITGIQDSAFLLAALKAADGDLMEAVTFLTEDPAPEPVQNPAAAEPSAWEGSVVGKQLPQDVGAAPAPHNQDSLRTANTVRPLESPKAPAAERDAAERPQDTHSAENKNRSKRKRCEVWGENPKQNDWRRAGDWPVGMKNIGNTCWFSAVIQSLFQLPDFRRLVLGYSLPQNVLESCRSHTGKRNIAFMQELQCLFALMLGTWRKFVDPSAALELLRDVFRSAEQPQQDVSEFTHKLLDWLEDAFQLTVNVTSFGDKSENPMVQLFYGTFLTEGVHEGNTFSKIETFGQYPLQVNGYRNLNECLEGAMVEGEMDEATASQSVKYGQERWFTKLPPVLTFELSRFEFNQSLGQPEKIHTKLEFPQTIYMDRYLYCNKDLIQMKREEMKRLKEKMVTLQQKLERYMEYGSGPARFPLPDMLQYVLEFIATKPAGAVSSAQSSQTTPLHSQAKPNVLDVLSHPNSIQEKTDARTEDEAFFVANSSPQQSSSMDLQPPVSPAELSERPAPHVVSKEELDLVQTCLQRWRNEIEQDVQDLKESIARINLSIEQMYCDPLLQQVPYRLHAVLVHEGQANAGHYWAFIYDQPRKRWLKYNDISVTESSWEELERESFGGLRNASAYCLMYISDQVSPVGADEDEGPEARQLQKEVEALSPELRHYIQEDNWRLEQEAEEWDEEQSCKIPQMEPSPTSELQDLSSESGPEQSSVCEPSVHSLSSEHARIAKEQTAKAIANTADAYEKNGVEAALCEAFHEEYSRLYLLSKETPTPQNDARLQHVLIYFLQNNAPQQVVERTLLEQFADKNLSYDERSISIMKVARAKLSEIGPDDVDMEEYKRWHEDYSLFRKVSIYLLTGLELYQNRKYQESLTYLVYAYQSNTKLLLKGTNRGVSESLIALYRRKCLLKLNEVAASLFVSCEEAHVSEGVSILNELIIPCMHLMNNFEISKEDLDAIEVMRNRWCSYLGREDMDAKLQMKLGELLPRLLDGSTEVIVLKEPPKIRPNSPYDLCSRFAAVMESIHGASAVAVQ